From the Aquitalea magnusonii genome, one window contains:
- a CDS encoding pyocin knob domain-containing protein translates to MSVATKVTALAQVIGADIKALFVAVAGKASVSSAAPSSLAAQAASGTSADASRADHVHPYPSSLPDLKITGSAKLPGVTLFSTAMAGVSSADWTNVPLDSSGNTALVAGYVYTFRLNVTGTSSNTGASYQVYQTAASTWAIRLVANSGTDSNKPRLQVSGGVVQVTTNNSNAYNLQVTVETRYTGNVTLSHPSALGIDGVLSHDGDASTLTATARVIGAGAAPSAWASQNYGVELQGGAVISQSTGVMQLVQNAVLTTGGWVYKYNTYASIYSAYGGWHYWNTAPSGTSGSSITWSTPMALSYAGNLLIGSTSDNGSDRLQVNGTIYATSPANKDSSNKVSTTAWVNINALCWYDNSATDFNAMTTSGVSFTAASNGNPSGSAGGILLVKNVGSLITQQFHTLTANNFFMRSSTDGGVSWNAWKQAATTASPTFSGTTTTSSLKVNGLMVNLAGGVALYGPGSLPALSTTMVAGEITGNGNQNLGTDYGMLRLSAGGGAALSQKSAIDLIGYTDDSTGRQIVFYAGGVRVGSFKASGNLLIGTSTDNGTDKLQISGTLLSSGNRLQAVSAPSAPASGYTLEYGQTLAGRTLPAAIPSMGKFVVNDPARWRRKISVMNAQGGGTTWFYDTMAAPAAVGTATARTVTAGTMVGMAQRIGYVSAATVGSLSGLYATLGMYTLGTGTLGGFFYSTRFAFSDPAAVSGARAFVGLSSSVAAPTNVEPNTLTNCVGLAQLSTDATQLYIVYGGSAGQAAIGLGAGFPPMAATGITGGPIYELTLYSPSTTSGVVYYRVERLDTGTFVEGSVGPGTAGTTLPANTTLLAHRAWRTNNATALAVGIDIVSVYLETEQ, encoded by the coding sequence ATGTCTGTTGCGACAAAAGTCACTGCGCTGGCGCAAGTTATCGGTGCTGATATCAAAGCTCTGTTTGTGGCAGTTGCGGGTAAGGCCTCGGTATCCAGCGCTGCGCCGTCATCTCTCGCGGCGCAGGCAGCGTCCGGTACATCGGCAGATGCATCACGGGCTGATCATGTACACCCGTACCCCAGCAGCCTGCCCGACCTGAAAATTACTGGTTCTGCCAAGCTTCCAGGCGTTACGTTATTCAGTACAGCGATGGCTGGGGTTTCTAGTGCGGACTGGACTAACGTTCCGCTTGATAGTAGTGGCAATACCGCGCTAGTCGCCGGCTACGTCTACACGTTCAGGCTGAACGTAACCGGAACGTCCTCGAATACTGGTGCAAGTTATCAGGTATACCAGACTGCAGCCTCAACCTGGGCAATACGCTTGGTAGCTAACAGCGGAACAGATAGTAACAAGCCACGTTTGCAGGTAAGCGGCGGCGTGGTGCAGGTAACAACTAACAACTCAAATGCGTACAATCTGCAGGTAACTGTGGAAACTAGGTACACCGGGAATGTTACGCTGTCGCACCCGTCCGCGCTGGGTATTGACGGTGTTTTGTCTCATGACGGTGACGCAAGCACGCTAACAGCTACTGCTAGGGTGATTGGAGCTGGGGCGGCACCCAGTGCATGGGCTAGTCAAAACTACGGTGTAGAGCTGCAAGGTGGGGCGGTTATTTCACAGTCTACCGGGGTGATGCAGCTTGTTCAGAACGCGGTGTTGACTACTGGTGGATGGGTGTATAAGTACAACACATATGCCTCCATTTATTCAGCCTACGGCGGCTGGCATTACTGGAATACTGCACCCTCTGGTACGTCCGGCAGTTCAATAACGTGGTCAACGCCGATGGCTCTTTCTTATGCAGGAAATCTGCTAATCGGCTCCACGTCCGATAACGGGTCGGATCGGCTGCAGGTGAATGGCACTATTTATGCCACATCCCCGGCAAACAAAGACAGCTCAAACAAGGTCTCAACGACAGCGTGGGTCAACATAAACGCGCTATGCTGGTACGACAATAGCGCTACAGATTTTAACGCTATGACAACAAGCGGGGTGTCGTTCACCGCCGCGTCCAACGGGAACCCCTCGGGCAGCGCAGGTGGCATACTGCTCGTTAAGAACGTCGGCAGTTTGATAACGCAGCAGTTCCACACACTGACCGCCAACAACTTTTTCATGCGTTCCAGCACTGACGGTGGAGTGTCGTGGAATGCTTGGAAACAGGCGGCCACGACTGCAAGCCCCACGTTTTCAGGCACTACCACAACGTCATCTCTCAAAGTGAACGGTCTGATGGTAAACCTGGCGGGAGGCGTAGCGCTCTATGGTCCCGGTTCGTTGCCAGCGTTGTCTACGACGATGGTTGCGGGTGAGATAACCGGTAACGGTAACCAAAACCTCGGGACTGACTACGGCATGCTGAGGCTGTCGGCGGGTGGCGGTGCTGCATTATCCCAGAAATCGGCTATCGATCTGATTGGCTACACAGACGACTCTACCGGCAGACAGATTGTGTTTTATGCTGGAGGCGTTCGCGTAGGCTCATTCAAAGCAAGCGGTAATCTGCTAATCGGCACGTCTACTGACAACGGCACAGACAAGCTGCAAATCAGCGGTACGCTACTGTCTTCTGGTAACCGGCTGCAAGCGGTGTCCGCCCCGTCCGCCCCGGCATCCGGTTACACGCTTGAGTACGGCCAAACCCTGGCCGGTCGCACGCTACCAGCAGCTATTCCGTCCATGGGTAAATTCGTTGTGAATGACCCAGCTCGCTGGCGCAGGAAAATCAGCGTGATGAACGCCCAAGGTGGCGGCACCACATGGTTCTACGACACCATGGCGGCCCCCGCGGCTGTCGGCACTGCGACGGCGCGCACGGTGACAGCGGGCACGATGGTAGGTATGGCGCAACGCATCGGCTACGTGTCAGCCGCGACAGTGGGTAGCTTGTCTGGCCTGTACGCAACGCTGGGAATGTATACCCTAGGGACAGGTACGCTCGGCGGCTTCTTCTATAGCACCCGCTTCGCATTCTCCGATCCCGCAGCGGTATCTGGTGCGCGTGCATTCGTCGGCCTGTCATCCAGCGTTGCAGCCCCAACTAACGTCGAGCCGAACACGCTAACGAACTGTGTTGGCTTGGCGCAACTGTCTACTGACGCTACACAACTCTATATCGTCTATGGCGGCAGTGCAGGGCAGGCAGCTATCGGGCTTGGTGCGGGCTTCCCCCCGATGGCAGCAACCGGCATTACTGGTGGC